Within the Herbaspirillum sp. RTI4 genome, the region TTGCCGATCACGATGGCGGCCTACGAGCTAACGGAGAAATCCGGCTTTTACAAGAAAAACCCCGGTGCCGATGTCGCCGTCACGCAAATGATCCGCAAGACGACCGACAAGTCGCGTGGTGTGCGGCTGGGTAACTTCCCGCAAATCCGTACCATCATCGATGAAGAGTTCGAGCAGATATGGAGCGGCAAAAAAACCGCCAAGGAAGGCATTGCTGCTGCTATCAAGCGCGGTAACGAACAGCTGGCGCGTTTCGAGAAAGCTAACAAATCCTGATGCGCAGTATTGCCTGGCGCTGATTAGGCGTACATGGCGTACATGGCTTCATAGTCGAGCGGGCAGCCGGTGATCCGGTTTGCCCGCCGATTTTTTTTTGGCGGATAAGTAGGATCGCTATGCAAAAACGCATGTTATTCAAATCGCGCTGGCTGCCGTGGGCATTGATGCTGCCGCAGCTCACGGTGGTGCTGGTTTTTTTCTTTTGGCCGGCGGGACAGGCGCTGCTGCAATCTTTGCAGATTCAGGATGCCTTCGGTACCGCACCGCAATTTGTAGGACTCGATAATTTCAGGGACTTGCTGGCAGATGATAATTATCTGGCCTCGTTCCGCATTACCGCGGTCTTTTCGGTGCTGGTGGCGGGTATCGGGCTGGGCGTGGCCTTGCTGCTGGCCGTTTGCGCCAACCGCGTTATGCGCGGCGCACTGGCTTATCGAACCATGCTGATCTGGCCCTACGCAGTGGCACCGGCGATTGCCGGTATCTTGTGGCTGTTCATGTTGTCGCCGTCGATTGGGGTGCTGGCTTATGCGCTGCGCACCGTCGGCATCGAATGGAATCAGGTCGTCAATCCGGGGCAGGCGATGGCGCTGATTGTCATGGCGGCGGTCTGGAAGCAGATCAGTTACAACTTCCTGTTTTTTCTGGCCGGATTGCAGGCAGTACCGAAGTCGCTGATCGAAGCGGCCGCCATTGATGGCGCCTCGCCGTGGCGTCGGTTCCGCGATATCGTTTTTCCCTTGCTGTCACCGACGACCTTCTTCCTGATGGTGGTCAATGTGGTGTACGCCTTCTTTGAAACCTTCGCCATTGTCGATGCCGCCACTCAGGGCGGGCCCGGCGTGGAAACCACGATCCTGGTGTACAAGGTGTTTCATGACGGTTTTCAGGGACTGGATCTGGGTAGCTCCTCGGCCCAATCGGTGGTGCTGATGGCGATTGTCATTGCGCTGAC harbors:
- the ugpA gene encoding sn-glycerol-3-phosphate ABC transporter permease UgpA is translated as MQKRMLFKSRWLPWALMLPQLTVVLVFFFWPAGQALLQSLQIQDAFGTAPQFVGLDNFRDLLADDNYLASFRITAVFSVLVAGIGLGVALLLAVCANRVMRGALAYRTMLIWPYAVAPAIAGILWLFMLSPSIGVLAYALRTVGIEWNQVVNPGQAMALIVMAAVWKQISYNFLFFLAGLQAVPKSLIEAAAIDGASPWRRFRDIVFPLLSPTTFFLMVVNVVYAFFETFAIVDAATQGGPGVETTILVYKVFHDGFQGLDLGSSSAQSVVLMAIVIALTIIQFRYVEKKVQY